One window from the genome of Dermacentor albipictus isolate Rhodes 1998 colony unplaced genomic scaffold, USDA_Dalb.pri_finalv2 scaffold_28, whole genome shotgun sequence encodes:
- the LOC135897601 gene encoding uncharacterized protein isoform X1: MLQSPKSKGGGRLTGFRGRVLQLRGPVRLHGVPDLPYQEQADVPTPVMEAIVEGTGEAAGVRSTATPAEDPPRRASLTERVAAVPAPCSATTSTATATGGYLDDGVVAVRPQCGTG, from the exons ATGCTGCAATCGCCCAAGAGCAAAG GAGGGGGTCGCTTAACCGGCTTCCGCGGCCGAGTCCTGCAGTTGAGGGGGCCGGTCCGATTGCATGGCGTCCCAGACCTCCCCTACCAAGAA CAGGCTGACGTTCCCACTCCCGTCATGGAAGCCATCGTGGAAGGTACGGGCGAGGCTGCGGGCGTGCGTAGCACAGCGACAC CGGCAGAGGATCCACCGCGCCGCGCATCACTCACAGAAAGGGTGGCCGCTGTACCTG CGCCCTGTTCGGCCAccacgtcgacagcgaccgcgaCGGGTGGATACCTTGACGACGGTGTCGTCGCAGTGCGCCCGCAGTGCGGAACAGGGTGA
- the LOC135897601 gene encoding uncharacterized protein isoform X2: MAGTCHCVAMAGMVAQASIRGPPQRCCNRPRAKQADVPTPVMEAIVEGTGEAAGVRSTATPAEDPPRRASLTERVAAVPAPCSATTSTATATGGYLDDGVVAVRPQCGTG; the protein is encoded by the exons ATGGCAGGAACCTGCCATTGTGTAGCAATGGCAGGAATGGTGGCGCAAGCAAGTATACGAGGACCGCCGCAACGATGCTGCAATCGCCCAAGAGCAAAG CAGGCTGACGTTCCCACTCCCGTCATGGAAGCCATCGTGGAAGGTACGGGCGAGGCTGCGGGCGTGCGTAGCACAGCGACAC CGGCAGAGGATCCACCGCGCCGCGCATCACTCACAGAAAGGGTGGCCGCTGTACCTG CGCCCTGTTCGGCCAccacgtcgacagcgaccgcgaCGGGTGGATACCTTGACGACGGTGTCGTCGCAGTGCGCCCGCAGTGCGGAACAGGGTGA